The sequence below is a genomic window from Saccopteryx leptura isolate mSacLep1 chromosome 3, mSacLep1_pri_phased_curated, whole genome shotgun sequence.
ttattttaaagttttgcataaaatcttttttatttgtatgaatcTTTGTATAAAACTgagtagctatttttattgatctaatgagtaattgactaacttcattatctgtagtagacataggtcctggtaaagctgtatgagaatgaatgtgagttatatagacaggtgaatttcatttttataataaaagttgtaATTTTTGAAACAATTTGTTCAATCTAGAACTATCATTTGAAATATTAACAGTTTTTATAAGTTTAACTCtatgttttgtgttttaatttttttaaatttatttattcattttagagaggagagagagagagagagaagagacaaagagagagaaggggggaggagctggaagcatcaactcccatatgtaccttgaccaggcaaacccagggtttcgaaccggcgacctcagcatttccaggttgacgctttatccactgcgccaccacaggtcaggctaactctATGTTTTACATATTGtaaatcagtaacaatgttaatagaacaggatgtttgaattttgtcttcagctatAATTCAACTatactgatttaaggtttcagaagcatttttaaggatgactgaaagttcagtattatttttacaagctattaatatgtcattcatataatggattattaaaggttgaggatatttctgatgaatatttttaaaggttgatatacataatgttgatacagtgtcgggctattcaacattgcttatggaagtaatataaacttagtaagaattgTTAGTTCaacttattgttatagacacaacagctagcattgctagaaatAGAGTCAAAGatttttttgaagtcttagtcttaattaaaacattttttgccttGTGGGTAAGTTTACTTAATTGTcaaatttccatttcttctatttctgaTTTATACCaaggcttcaattttctggaaggtatttACTGGTCTCCCGTATTTGTAGAGATAAGAGCAAATTctcacccctacattttgtcTACATTGTTGTTGTAAATTAAGAAACTGTctatttaaagttcattttgtgtaatattaataagagggttagcattagcattttgattagcttgaataatgtcataaattgtaactctttcacttttgaaagaatAATTTGAGCTAccatttctaaatttgttgaaataaaaCGTACAGAGTCCATAAAAGAGGATAGCAGTTTCTGCgtataaagacagttttatactGGGAGGAAGTCATTTGTAACtttttaagagctttgacagaaatttggtcatagtgagtataaaaaatttcttgtcagaaagtttagagtgtaatttaaaaagttgctcttttaattatttataatttttttttattagagacaaaatgacccttgttatcttccctattgtaaaagaaatcttagagctttgttagggactttccTAAGCtatgcagcttagtgactactgtCTAAGTggtctaaaaagaaaactaatgttgcttagtaataagagatgtATTAgtttctatatctaaaagtcttttgtattgttaagtctattatagggcattagaggaactaaattcctgctttcctcagtgcctcctttttcaggatgtggccttccaagcagccaactgtctgaagcagcttgagataaattcttaaaatgacttaattttacttaattccttagttttacaaatatGAACATATTTAACACAcaacaagacaattttcaacacagaaacacaagaataacatataattttaattaatcctaatacttgaattcttatttgatttcaaactttgaatataccttacaatgtattaacaAAATTAGACAGTCTTAAGGATCAATattatattcaatttaaatttaaattagcgctccttataatttctaattttatagcaaaaaatatatggatgaaactatttttttcaatatgAAGGCCggcatttttaatctttgtatgtaAACAATTCAgtccttaaaaatcacattttagacaacatcaaacaaaaactaaagagaaattaaaatcagacaaaccagacctgagaaaccaaaaataaacccgggatttcagagcacagtcagactagaaagatgcctgcctgattttactcagggcattttctgacagagggactgatgaTGAATGAGACTAaagaaaatttccccaagaaaatttacttggcagctgctgggatattttctctAGTCAGATTcaacacatgtcccctgcctcagtttccaggcaaagaataagaaagaaacaaaatgatagctcagaggattgtagctaaaacaccaaataaaatcagtatttatttattattacaaagactagagaattctaaggacttcatgattcttctaaatgtcctaattctaattgaatttataTCAAATGATGTAAAGCTgcaagcttttcttccttgtctccaACTCCAGTGCtttgcatccaggctttaagacaagcgatctaatctgagctataacagcatccgtataaccagtttgttgtcACACAGCTGCATTAGCATCAACGTCGATGAGCATTTCAAGAGTAGCTCCCGGGGGATTATTTCTGGGGTTCATGCAAAATATTAGAAGAGCCTCCTCTTTCCATCAAGATTTGAATTGTACATATTTTTCTGGTCCCAAAAccatactagcaagtaaatcccaatccaaaggaatcattaaataatcattacaataggaagagataagaccTAGAACATAAGGGGATTGAGGTCCATACATAGCAACAGATTCTTTGaatagctttaagaaagtaaattcaatttggtcaaattggatgttatgccctcccccaggatctggagcattaagaggaaaaggctgtcgaataattggaaaaatagatgcagaaaaattactagaattagattctaaatcatcatgatgcacaagcacctgttgcatttcagaaaTTTCAGGGAATTcaaaaatccttcccctgccagtaccaattaattctTGACCTTCAATTGGAGGAGCCATCACctcacatatatcttgcttttgaacaggataagtagtatactgatttccaatatcctgttgttccagtgtaagttgtaatttatttaataaatgttttagacaggcaacatcatccataggggctccctcattttttaagaaagagggaagaaagcctgtggatggctgaatttcattaacattatcagtaacttcagaagcagagacagtattgtccaaatCATCATTCTATTCATTCCgtgctgaatcaaattcttcaggctcattaAAAATAAGCTCACTCAAGTCTTTgacagaatctccatctgattgcaaaggaCCAAGAGCTGTAGCAATAAAATTATAAGCAGTCCgcatttcagcatcaagtggatCTCCATGCTGATGAGCACGGcataaagattttcctacttgttgccaaaccTTCAAATTCAACAGATTACTATGCTgaggagtataccaataacaatgtttctgaataacatttaaaagatgtagcaaaaccttgtcttttatctgaaacccagacccttttaaaagggattttaaaactaGTACATAATTGTCCaataatgaatgggaatttcccatgactttgctagttttCCCAAAAGTTTCGCAAACACAGCGCATCCAACTTACCGTTTCCTCCTGTTCCTAATTTCTTCTTAAGGCCCCACGTTGGGCGTCAAATGTTGTGAGTTCGAGGCACAGAGAGgaagatcagcagatgaaatcatcaaggacgagcaaaggaccactgcttgctcaggcaaatggccccgagtttgcactgtgtcctatttttattcacaagacttcacaAAGCTTGCTtcctgagaaattggcataacatcaagcgtaacttttacttaaagatacatggagtacacctgcatggtAGCTTAATAACAACATAACATCAAAAGgtattaattgctattgcttctatggtttccacaacattcctctctttatctcaagggataaccttggaagaaacagaaatcttatgaaaatgttttactgagaaaagagcccagcaactgccttcagtcacatagacctgtttcagtgacccaccttcaagtcacaaaacaattctcttggcaaaacattcttttcttgttggctgtgttcctatccaaggccatgcaatgggttattccactacatgtgcctctctttgtctctgtcacacacaaaaaaagaaaataaaaattaaaaaattatagccctggccggttggctcagcggtagagcgtcggcctagcgtgcggaggacccgggttcgattcccggccagggcacacaggagaagcgtccatttgcttctccacccctccgccgcactttcctctctgtctctctcttcccctcccgcagccaaggctccagtggggcaaagatggcctgggcgctggggatggctctgtggcctctgcctcaggtgctagagtggctctggtcgcaacatggcgacgcccaggatgggcagagcattgccctctggtgggcagagcgtcgccccatggtgggcgtgccgggtggattccggtcgggcgcatgcgggagtctgtctgactgtctctccctgtttccagcttcagaaaaatgggaaaaaaaaaatgccctggaagaGTGACTCATTGGATAGTGACTCATTGGTCCCTGTGCATCAAGGTTGCATTgagatccctggttagggcacccACATGATAAAATTAGTGAGTACGTTACTGAATAGaacaattaaatgaaatactgAATTGAACCTTCACTCTCTCTTGTTGAGTCCCTCAAATGAatggaaatttttctttctgttcattttaaatttttttttgagagagaatggAAAGTACCagtagcaagaagcatcaactaggaGCAGTagcttctcacatatgccttcactgggcaaccccaggtttcaaaccagatACCTAAGcatccagatcaatgctttatgcatagcaccaccacagggcaggctgaaaaaatttttttttaaagaattgaaatAGTTAGGAAACAGCCTACAAAACACAATGAAAACCTGTTCTCTGAATCAAGTTGACACAGGGTCAGGTCTATCTAGATTTTACTGCATAAATGGTCATCACATTGTAGTCACACACACATTACTATTCTCCcattcacttgatttttttttttccttgaaagagacacagacagggacaTGCAGATAAGAAGGAACatagatgagaaatatcaattcttcgatGCAGCACCTTtgtcattcattgattcttttctcatATATACAAATGTACCTTGATTGGAGTGGCCTCTAGCTGAGGAAgtgccccttactcaagccagcatgCTTGGGATCAAACCAGTGCGCCTGTGCTCAATCCATCACCCTTGGGGATTCAAACCATGGTCCTCTGTGTTCAAAGCCGACGGTcaatcccctgtgccaccacgtgCTGAAGTTCTTACATTCACTCCAAAAATTATTATGATAgtgtaaaaaaacccacaactgtaaaatatacttaaaataccatttcaactacaaaaaaatataaaacttataaGCATGCATTTAagcatatacataaaaataaactaaaaaagtgATATCAGAGGGACCGTCCCTAGAAATATTTTTGGATAATATCATTTATTATCAGTTTTACTCTCATGTATCTCACCATCTGTGggacaaaaaaaatatatccatTGTATTTCCATTGTGTTTATTAGAAAACTCTGAATTACACTGGAGAAAGAGGGCTGACCAGTGAGGCTACTTAATTAGAGGTCAGCAgaggagagaaatggagaaaaaaaatagagtgaaACAGACTCAAAGAGGTGGAACTCTTAAAATTCATAAATACAGATACATGGACTAATGGACCAGCTACATTCTGTGAGACAATACAGTGCATAAGACAAAAACTAACAGCCAGGACGGGCTGTATATAACTAGTATACAAAAGTTGCAATGAGCAATCTAAAATACTAAGGAAAATGGTGCTATTTATCatagctttgaaaaaaataaaatacacaggaATTAAAAACAGTCAACAAGATGAATGACATACAGACCAGAAACAAgacattgcaaaaataaatataagatttaaaTTAACAGAAAGCCATCCCTTAAGCTTGATAAGGTGGTGCCACAggggacagagcatcggactgggatgctgaggatgcaggataaaaacccagaggttgccaccttgagtgcggggttgcaggcttgatcatgggattatagacatgaccccatgatcaatggcttgaagccaaaggtcagtggcttgaaaaaggggtcactcactctgctgtcaTGCCCCTGTACCCTcgccaaggcacacatgagaaggcaatcaattaacaactagagtgctgcaacaaagaaatgatgctttccatttctctccctccctgtctctctgtctctatcagcCCCTCTCTatgtgaaaatgaagaaaacaggcATCCCTTAATAATGGTTAGTAAATGAGTTACTATTGTTGAAATGTACAGGTTACTCAAGCATTCTACAGACAGGATGAAATCTATACCAAAATTCCAAAAGGATTTTtggcacaaacagaaacaaaaaacaaaacccagtgtAGAATTAGTACAAAATCAAGCTGAAGGGACCCAGGGGAGGGAAAACAGTCAAAAAAGCAGAAGTGGACATTTTGGATTTTTTAGATGGAAATGCACATAATAAAGCTCTGTCATACCACATGATTTTTGACAAGAAAAACTTCATAGAGAGAGGCCAGACTCTATAACAAATgggtgtgtggggagggaaggggaaataaatatttttattcaaacgAATGCAGCTGGAACCTTATTACCTGCACAAAACAGCAACTTCAGTGTGTTAGAGGATACAGTGTGCAGGGTGAAAAATGCAGCCTTCGAGAACTGGAAGTGGTAAAAACTATGTAAGGAATCTTGAATTCTCAGACAGTGGGTATATTTTGCAAATGGTTGATGTAATGAAACACCTTCTACCACAAATATTTGTCTGTGAACTATCAGCTCAAttccaaattattttgattttcaaCTCAATAATCACTGATGTAGCTTCAAATGTATTACAAAAGCAGAATTTCCCCTAATTGGTCCCTTTTCCAGAACTGATCAGGTATTTGTGCACATCAGTCCATGACCTCTATGTGCTTTTTTCCCTCTTGGTCATGGGCGTGGTGAGTGTGGTGAGCAACGTGTACACACTGGTGGTCACGTGCCGCTTCCTGCGCACCTCAGCCTCCATGTACGTCTATGTTGTCAACCTTGTGCTGGCCGACCTGCTCTACCTGCTCAGCATCCCTTTCATTGTGACCACCTACATCATCAAGGAGTGGCACTTTGGAGACGTGGGCTGCCATGTCCTCTTTAGCCTGGACTTCCTGACCATGCATGCCAGCATCTTCACCCTGACCGTCATGAGCAGTGAGCACTATGCTGCAGTGCTGAGGCTGCTGGACACCACACAGTTCTCTAAGGGCTACCACAAGGTCCTGATGTTTGGCACATGGCTGCTGTCACTGCTGCTGGCTCTGCCCTTGATTCTGGCTATGCGGCTGGTAAACAGGGAACATGAGAGCCTCTGCCTGCCAGCTTGGTGCCAGAGCACCCACCATGTCTACCTAATGCTCTTTGAGACCAGCATTTTGGGGCCTGGTGTGGTCACAGGGCTGCTCTACATGCACCTGGCCTGGGCCAACTGGCTGTGGCAGCAAGCCTCCTTTCCACAGATGCAGCGGCTGCCCAACCCCAGAGTGCTGTACCTCATTCTGGGCATTGCGCTGCTCTTCCGGGCATGATTCATGCCCTTCTGCATATGGCAGCTGCTGGTCCAGTACCTTGGTGCTCAGCCGCTCACACCCCACAGCTCACGTATTGCCAACTACCTGACCACTTGTCTCACCTACGGCAACAGCTGCATCGACCCCTTTCTCTACATCCTGTTCACCAAAAACCACCGTGAGTTCCGGGGACGCTCACCCTATGAAAGGAGCGCCAGTGGGCCGGTGAGCACCCAAGACTTCTGGCAGTGCCCCACACACTCCCAGCATGCCTTTGGCTGCCTGCTGTCCTCCAGCAGCCAGCACGTCACTGAGCACTTCAGCCTGTCCCAGGAGGCCCTGGGGTGTCTGTCCCTGAGTGTCCCAGCCTCCAGGTGGGtgctggagtgagttggccataGCTGGAGACTTGCAGGGAGGCCCCATAGTAAAAGCCACTTCCTGAACCCCTCCAAACCCTCCACTGACTCTGCTGAcagctctcttcctccttcctcttccagaAAGTTCCTTTCTATCCCATTTGTGGGGCAGCTGAGTTGCCATCCCCATTGCTCATTTCAGCTCTGTCAGCCCAGAACCTCCCCTCCCTTACTACCAaaactcaagaagaaaaaaaggtgagTTAAGTAACACTCCTTCCTTATGTACTTACAGGGTCAGCAGATTACTCTGCAGGCTGTTGAAAAGACTGTTTGAGAGGCACTTCCGACACTGCCAGGAGATGGAGTACTTCCCTCAGTCTGGGTAAAGAactacaccacccaaggactgactcccacgtggattggaccacacactgtgatcctagCCACTCCCATTGCTGCTAAGGTAGAAGGCATGCCTGCCTGGGTCCACCACAGCTGTttgaagcctgcagtcccagcaaAGACACCCTCATGGACAGTggagactgaccccaccaacccctGTAAGTTTACCCTTAGAATGACTGCataccctgctccagccacaaaccggaagctaGCTGATCTATGCAAGCTAATGGAAGAAGAAATTCACTAAgaacctccttttaattagactttgaggAGGGACAGAAACTGAAGTAAAAgaaaagccagaacaagttgtcttaagGGTTGATCCATGTACTGCTGTGAGTCATACAGAAGGGAGATATAAGTCCCTTCGATAGAAGAGAGCTACAAggtaaatggaaatatatatgtgcttatacttaacctataaatactagctacttagagggaggacacctccaaaagaaagtatactttaaagaaaaatcactTATTGCCAActtagttgtcactaaaggttaagattttttaaaattagcagttctgactagaaaggaattgtacagttttaataataaaaggtataaagtaAGGAATACTtttgaaagacaaaagaaaaaagtaagttgttataaaaggtggttaattttatgtaagttgcaggtTTGTACAGGTTGTAAGAAATTAATCAATAGCATTTGTTTCTTCAATAGACTGTATTACTGTTAATGAAAATATCAAGTCtacctgttaaatatctgttgcatATTATAGCCTGATGTTTCCACTTAGAGGATCTGCAGATCACTAACACTAGCCTTCACTTTAGGCTCCTGCCTACTGAACAGCCTCACACACCTCgttaaaatgagtcaaggatttgactcaagaaataaaatcagtggggaatgtgataaggtgccaaagaactgtaaaagttAGTATTGGCAAggctattttaaagagaaaaatcaggcttcttcccccttcctttctgtgcagaatggagggagaagaatgtgggagcttcctgacttacaaggacataCTATGTACTAAGGTAAGAATCCCCCTTATACTAaaaggcttaaaaggcattttatggtTTAGGCCAAGTGTTcacagagattttgtaaataagatttttatacttgtgtctGATtgacaccagctcaagatggccaatcgcattcctgcttaggaagggttATTTTATTGTAACTGGAGGTTTTTGTACTGGGTTTTGAAtggaaggaaggagacttggagcCCTCTCTTCCTTACATCTGTGAGAGAGAACATAAACAGCCAGCCAGGAATgcgaaagagggaagagagatttgagtagccctttcctcacccctttctttctccttgatgGGCAATTTACAAACGCTTATCCTCTGACGTCAAAATCCCCTCCCTTCCTGAAAttgtgattgatgtatgtacctctagacaaaaggATCACAagaccactccccttgcttgaaaaacctgcatactgtaacattttatatgctttctaataatcatccctcttgaaatcctttatatgtacaAAAATTTGTAAACTAAACAATTGGGGACTAGCTTATTGGGAAACCTAATAAGTTAGTTCCAACATTTTTGGAAGGGTATTTTCATTTGGCCTCTCTCCTCATCCTAAAATAACCATTTAGCTGTGGCAACAGGGATtgggggtagacactagaagatttgtgaatgtcttttgataagtaaaactatatttattgctactgtgttgatatgtataatgccatattttttttttgctattgtgttaccttgtaaattttaatatgtaggaatgttttttcctttcaatagatCCTATATATGAATGTTGCAAACCTGTTAGTAATTAACTATTGGGTCATGCttccccaacctgtatgtgatcatgtctatataactagcctcagagctatatttgagGCTACATGATTAGGGTTACCTATGCCCtatgtaagtcatatgtagccaattattaataaatctctttctaaaatttcttcttatcctgccttggtgtctctacttAACCCATGGAATTAAGGTAAGCTACTTTATAACAGGTAGAGTAACTTCAAGAGTGAGGGGCTGGAGGAGGTAATATCTCCAGGCAATAGGGGCTGCAGCCCTGGGCATCTGCTAATATGGGATTTGTGCATCTAGTATGCTCATATTAGGACATCCTGGTCTATGGCCTTGGTCAGtgactttttggggaaaaaaaaacacagcagcaTGAGTTTTTGAAGAATTAGCGGCAGAAGCACATTTTGGCCTGAGGGATTGGACAGAATTTTATCAGTTGAAGGTTAGATGTGTCTTAACACTGCAgccaattttttctctttttttcatgggGTGTATGTACAGTGATGCTCATGTTAATCTTTTCTAACAGCTTCCTGCTTGTTTCAGGTCTTAGAGCAGCCCCCTCTTTTATTTAACCTGTGTTTcctaagtcctttctctttttgattcTTCCTCTTGCACAAAACTTCTGCACATTAAACAAATCTTTCTAacaattcagaaataactagcttctAGAACaacttagtttttttctttcccttcaaatAGCACCTCTATACCAGTTAGGTTGGGGTCTAGGGCCCCTTACTAAAAATCCTTTACTCACCAGGTTCAACAGATTTGGGGCCATGACAGTTCCTTAACTCTCCACCTGAGAGAAACTGACTGATCTTCCACCTCCTCTAACCACTCCCACCCACACCCCCCCTTGGGGTAATTTCCTCATTAAGtaatccccttcccccaccccaaaatTCCCAACCAAAATTAATCTTGCTAGCTTTGCTCACTAACCCTATGAAAGTTAAATCTTCAGGCACACAAGGCTGACACCATTTTGGACTCAGCTCATCTGTTCACAGATGCATCAGTATATTTCTTATCCAAAACATTATTCCTGACCTATGGTGATGCTGTGAGTAGGGCATCAACCTAGAATTCTCAGggcactggtttgaagccccagcCTTGCCTAGTCAACGCACATATAAGAAGGAACTACAAGTTcatgctttccactcctcccccttgcctttctccctctctttctctctcatctctaaaataaataaataaaatcatgaaaaaaatgcCTAACCAGgcatcatcagcctgggatgctgagaatccaggtttcagttcccaaggttgctgccttgagcaaggtaTCAAAACAAGCCATGTACAGTGGCAATATAcagtctgccaccctgagggccgATGAGGCTCTCTATctttcaaagaaacaaagaaaatttccACACTGCCCTGAAGGTAATTTGTCAGTGACCACTGGCAACCGTGGTGATGCATTGGGGGCCGCCATGTTGGGAAACCTGAAGCCCTATATGTATAAGAAAAGTAGCAACACTGGAGCCTGTAGCCTGGGCTGGCTGGAAGGTGGGAAGTTCCTCAAATGGTCTGATTTCTTGGCACTATGATTCTGTGGAAAGCGAGTGTATTTTCAGAAACTGAAGCTTCCAGACCAAAATTAGAAGGGAACCAAATTGTGTTCGATGGTTCCGCAAAAATATTATATGGTCACAGTGGCTTTTataaagtttgtattttaaaataagaagtgtttttaaaattttagaaaaggtcAAGAGTTAGGATGTGTATGTAACAGCAGAGAGTGATACACCACAGAGAAGAGGTCACACATCTTGTAAAGAAACACGAACTGCAAACTGCTagtgaaaattttctaaaaaatattaagaccAGAAAAAGATTTTGAGAAATTTGTTCTGAGTGAGGCTAGCCATCACCAACCAGAGAGGAAGAGTGGCCTAGATGATCTAAAGTTTTCATTGGGTCTGAGCCTTGTGAAAAGGCCACTAAAAGTGAGGCCGGTAAAGTGAAGCTCCATTTCTCTGCAGCAATGAAAAAGGCACCACCAGAATTGAGAATCCAAATATATTACAGTCAATTAATTTTTTACCAAGGTACCAAAATAAGCCAATGAGACAAGTCTTTTATCAAAAGATGCTGAGacactcatccactgttggtatacaaccattatggaagaaagtatggtggtttctcacaaaattagaaagagaactaccatatgacccagcaatccctctactggtgaggagccactgagccaccttattcgcaggtgttgtaaagtaccaaaagttacagaattaatattaatattttaagaagcttaaagaacatttattaattt
It includes:
- the LOC136397135 gene encoding LOW QUALITY PROTEIN: urotensin-2 receptor-like (The sequence of the model RefSeq protein was modified relative to this genomic sequence to represent the inferred CDS: substituted 1 base at 1 genomic stop codon), whose translation is MGVVSVVSNVYTLVVTCRFLRTSASMYVYVVNLVLADLLYLLSIPFIVTTYIIKEWHFGDVGCHVLFSLDFLTMHASIFTLTVMSSEHYAAVLRLLDTTQFSKGYHKVLMFGTWLLSLLLALPLILAMRLVNREHESLCLPAWCQSTHHVYLMLFETSILGPGVVTGLLYMHLAWANWLWQQASFPQMQRLPNPRVLYLILGIALLFRAXFMPFCIWQLLVQYLGAQPLTPHSSRIANYLTTCLTYGNSCIDPFLYILFTKNHREFRGRSPYERSASGPVSTQDFWQCPTHSQHAFGCLLSSSSQHVTEHFSLSQEALGCLSLSVPASRWVLE